The region GCCGAGTTCCTGTTGAGGCCTGGCCGCGATCAGCCTGACTTCGGCCAGTTCGCCGATTTGCCTGACGGCATACACTGCGGCTTCGCGCGCCAGTCGGGTGGTCGCGCCCGCGCCGGAAATCTGGATGACCATCTGGGTAGGCCCGTAGTCGAGCGCCACTTTCCCAGGACCCAGTTCGTTTATCATCGTTACTTGCCTTGCCGCAAGGAGGGTAAAGGTTTGATGGCGTCGACATGGCCGCCGATTTCCGCATATTTGTTGCGGGTCATAGTGTATTCGACCGGCGCCACTGTGGCGGGGGTCGGTACCCAGGTGAAGGCTTTCGGGGCGACCTGCTCGACATCGACCAGGAAGTTGATGCCGCCGCCGGGCAGGATAAAGGTTTCGGCTCCGCCGATGGTCAGTTTAGCCTCGCCCGCATGCACCGCCCGCGACAGCTTGATGGGGAAAGTTGTGACGCCGGCCCGCGCGCTGCCGCCCGTTCCGCCGACGTATACGGCCGACACCCTCGCTTCTTCGCAGTTGTCGGCAATCAAGTCGACGATGGCTTTAGCGGCAGCAGTCAACGGGATTTCAGCCACGCTGCCGTCCGGCTGGACTTGCAGCAGTGCGCCCTTTTGCCCGGTGGTTTCGGTCACCAAGATTTTCATTCCGGCTTGGGCTACCGCCATGTCGACCGATTTGACGGCCTCCAGCGGGTGTTCGATGTGCGTGCCGCCCCAGCCATGGCCGGGATCGCCGAAGTAACGCCCCCGGGTGCTTTTTCGGCCGTTCGGCACAACGCCGCTCCAACGCATGCCTACTTCCTCTCCGGCGCGATGCTCGGACAATAGTCCAATAATGTGGTGGTCGAGAACGATCACTTCTTCGACCGCCTCGCTCATGGTCCGGGCGAACATGCCGACTGTGGCGCTGCCACAGCCGACCCGCATCTTTTTCTCGGCGACGCCATCAATGACTGGCACGCAGCCGACCTGCAGCTCCAATGTGCTGCCTTTCTCTACCTGCAGCGTGACCCGTTCTTCATTCGCCAGTTCGACGATCGTCCGGGCGGCGGCAAAGCCGTTTTTGCCGCTTAGTATGCTTGCGCCGCCAATGTAGAGCATCTTCGATCCGTACTCCTCGGGCTCGACCATGCCGACAACCGCGCCGTCGCGAAAGATTTTGGCGCCTTCTTCGCCGATATGCTGGTTGGCGTCGATTTTGATCTTGATGCCGCTATAGCTGAGCGGCGCTTCGGTGACGACGGTGACGACATCGATGCCGTCCACCGTGTCGCCGACGATATGCGGCGCCGGGCGGCAGCAGGGGTATTCGGTGCCGGCCCCCGCGCCGGTTGTCAGCGGCCGGTCGGGGATGGCGCGGTCGGCCGTTCGGGCCCGTTGGCTTTCGAGGACAAGGTCCCGGTTACGGACCAGCGTGCCGTTGATGTTGCTGTAGCGCCGGCAAGCGCCTTCAAAGCCCGGTTTGATCTCGCACTGCACCGGGCAAGAACGGCAGGAGGCCGAGCCGGCGGCGATTTCCGCCACGCGCGCGATCGCCTGAAAGGGACATACCCGCACGCAGACTCCGCAGCTGACGCAGTTTTCCTGCACAACAGCCAGTTTGTCGATAATCTTCACCGCCCCGGTCGGGCAGTTCTTTACACACAATGAGCAGGCTTTGCAGCGATCCTTTTGAATGATGATCATGCGAGCTTCCTCCCTACGGTCAGGCGATAGTGACTTTCCCCACGGGCGGGGGCGTGTTGCGGCTTTTGCTCACCTTGACCACTCCATCGACCAGAACCAGCGCGACACCCGGCAAGTCGCCGGCTTCGATCGCTTCCAGCGCGTTCTTGCCTACCGAGCCCATCGGGGTGTCCATAATGACGATATCCGCTTCTTTGCCCGGGGCGATCACGCCGGTATTCAGCCCATACACGCGGGCGGTATTGCCGGTGGCCATCGCTATCGCCTGAGCGGCCGGAATCCCGGACATGCTGGCCAGTTGGCAAATATTCCGCAGGATGCCCAGCGGGATGACGCCGGTGCCGGAGGGAGCATCGTTCCCGAAGATGATGCGGTAAAGCTGGTTGGCGGCTTGGGCTTTGCGGGCGACATAGTCGGCGACCTTCGGGTTGCCGCACTGCACGATTTCCAGCGCAAGCCCGGTGTTGTCCAGCAGGCTGTCCACTTCCGCGAGGGAGACGGCGGTCGGGCCGCCGTTGATGTGGGAAACGACATCCGGGTCGGTTTTGATTACATCAGCAGCGGTGACGGTGGAACTGCCGGGTATTGAGGTTCCCCCGGTATGCATCATGACCTTCATGTTGTGTTTTTTCGCCCACGCCACCATCGGCGCGGCATCTTCCGGTTTTTTCACCGAGCCCAGGCCGACTTCGCCGACAATTCGGACGCCGGCAGAGGCCATTTCGGCGAAGTCGGCTTCGGTCAGTCCTTTTTCCAAGATGACGGCGCCGGCGTAGACTTTCACGCCGCCCGGCTTAAGGATGGCGAACGACTTACTCGCGAGAATCGCCAGGGCCTTGACGCCCGCCGGGTCGGTCGGCCGGCCGGGGGTATGGACTTCCCCGGCCGAGATCATGGTGGTGACCCCGCCGTGGATCGAGCTGTCGATGAAATCGGCCATCTTTTGCCGCGGAGTATAGTCGCCGATCACGGGATGGGTATGGGAATCGATCAGTCCGGGAGTTACGGTCATGCCGCCGGCGTCTATCGATTTATACTTCACGGCTGCCGCGTCCAGAGCGGCAATCAGGTCATCGCCGCCCACAGCGTCAATTTTGCCGTCTTTGATGACAATCACCGAGCCAGCGACAGTCGGTTGGTCGACAAGTCCGCTGACGATCGTTCCGATATTTTTGATAACGGTGACTTCCATGCTGTTCACTCCTATTCGCTTAATCACTCCGCCGCTTTCGCTACAGTAGCTTCCTTTTCCGCCAGCGCCTGAAGGACCCTTTCCGGCGTGATCGGCAGCGAGTAGATGCGCACCCCGATCGCATCGTGAACGGCGTTGGCGATAGCTGCCGCCGTGGGGATCAGTGCCGGTTCGCCGACGCCTTTGGCGCCGAACGGGCCGGTTGGCTCAGGGTCCTCGACGATGAAGGGGTATATTTCCGGGGTGTCCAGTGCGGTCGGCAACAGGTACGTATCAAAATTCGGGTTGCCGATCCGGCCTTCGGCGACGGTTACTTCTTCAAGCAAGCCGTAGCCGACCCCCATGTTGCTGCCGCCCTCGATTTGCGCCTCCACAAGCTGCGGATTGATGGCTTTGCCGACATCGTGGCTGGCAACGATCCGCGTGACTTCCACAAGGCCGGTCTCGGTGTCCACCTCGACCTCGACGACCTGGGTCGCGAAGGCGTACGTGGCGTACGGCGAGCCGGCGCCGGTCGCGGCGTCGAGGCCGGTAGTCTCCGGATTGAACCAGCCGTGCCCGAGGGTGAGTTTTCCTTTGAGGCGGCAGTTGTTGATCACTTCTTTGACTGTCAGCGTCGTCGCTTTTCCGTTGACGATGACCTGCCCGCGCACAAAGTCTACAGGTCCGTCCGTTTTCAGCATGGCGCGGGCTTCGGCCAGCGCCACTTGCTTGGCTTCTTGGGCCGCCAGGCGGACGGCGTTGCCGGAAATGTAGGTCTGCCGGCTGGCGCTTGTCGCGCCGCCGTCAGGAGTCACCAGGGTATCCGCCGAGGTGACCCGGACGTTTTCCATGCTGATGCCCAGCTCTTCCGCCACGACCTGCGCCAGAACGGTATCTGATCCCTGGCCGATGTCGGCGCAGCCCGTCAGCAGGTTGGCCGCCCCTTCGTCAAGCCATTCGACGAAGGCCGAAGCCGGATTGGGGAGGCCGGTGTTGCCGATTCCGTAATACATGCAGCCAATCCCGATGCCCCGTTTTTTCATCACAATACCCCCGTGCGGAACAGCTTGTCGGCCTGGGCGCAAGCCTGGTTCAGCGTTGCCTCGATGCCTACGCTGTGGTTGAGAACTTGACCGGTTGCGGTCGTCCCACCGGGCCGCAGGACGTTTACGGCCCTGATTGCGTACGGCGGCATTCCCAGTTCTTCCGCCAACAGGTCCATATGCGACTCGTGCGCGAACGCCATCTGCGGAACGCCGAAGCCTCGCATTGCGCCCGCCTGGGGGTTGTTGGTATACACCGCGTAGGCGTCAACGAATACGTTCGGCACTTCATAGGGGCCGGTGGCGTGTACGGCCGCCCTGGTCAGCACGGCAGGGCCGTACGATGCGTAAGCGCCGCTGTCGCCGACGACGGTCGCTTTCAGGGCCAGCCATTTACCTGACGCATCGGCGCCGACTTTGTAGTCGATCCAATATGGATGGCGCTTGGCGGAGGCGGTCATCGATTCTTCGCGCTGCCAGACCATTTTCACCGGCCGTCTTGTCTTGTAGGCCGCCAGCGCCAGGTAGCACTGAACCGAGATGTCGAGCTTGCCGCCGAAGCCGCCGCCGGTCACTGCCTGCACGATGCGAACCTGATGGACACCCAGGTCCATGTTGCGGGCCACTTCGCGGCGGTCGAAGTGCACGTTTTGCGATGAGACCCAGATGGTGATCACGTTGCCGTCGTACTCGGCGACGCCGGCTTCCGGCTCGATGTAGGCGTGCTCGACCCATTGGGTGGTATAGCGCTTTTCAACGATCACCGCCGAGGCGGCGAACGCGGCTTCCACATCGCCTTTGCGAATTTTCCGCACCGTCAGAACGTTTGACGAGCCATGAAGCGGCACCGCGCCGGTTGCCATGGCGGCGTACGGGTCAAAATACGCCGGCAGTTCTTTGCAGGTGACGCGTACTTTTTTACCGGCGTCTATGGCAATTTTTTCGGATTCGGCCACCACCAGCGCCAGCGCGTCGCCGCGGCGCCTGATCTTATCGCCGGCCAGCATCGGTTCGTCTTTGATGATTATGCCGACGCCATTGGTCCCGGGGATATCTTTCGCGGTCAGAACGGCGAGAACGCCGGGAGTCGCGGCCGCTGCCGCCACGTCGATGTCTTCGATGACGGCATGAGCGATCTCGCTGCGGACAACTTTGGCGAATGCCAGGCCGGGACGCTTGATGTCCGCGGCGAAGATCGCCGCGCCGGTTACCTTGGCCAGCGCATCGGATTTCAGCACCGAGTCGCCTACGCCGGAAAGCCTCATCACCCCGCACCTCCTTGACGGGCGACCGCTTCAACCGCATCAACGATCTTGGTGTAGCCGGTGCACCGACAGACATTGCCGGAGATGGCGACCTTGATCTCTTCGCGGGTCGGCTTAGGGTTTTTGTCCAGCAATGCTTTGGCGGACAGCAGCATCCCCGGGGTGCAAAAACCGCATTGTACCGCGCCGTGGTCGAGGAATGCCTGTTGCAATACGTGCAGTTTTTCCCCTTCGGAGAGCCCTTCGACTGTCGTGATTTCGCAGCCATCGACAGCTGCCGCCGGAATCAGGCACGAGGCAACCGTCTGGCCGTCAAGGATCACGGTACAAGCCCCGCATTCGCCTATCCCGCAGCCCCGCTTGGTGCCGGTCAGCCCAATGTCGTCGCGCAAGAAATCGACCAAAAGTAGTTCGGGGCTGACAGATGCTTTTACGTTTTGTCGGTTAATTTTGCAGGAAATCTCGATATTCAAGGCTTACACCTCCGGAAATATTCCTAGCACGAACTGTACCAGACCGCAAAACAAACAAAAAACCTGCCAGATAAACTGCCAGGCGTCGTTGCCGTGTGGGTTCTCTTTGCTGTTTCTTGATTAGACATGCTGTGGATAAGGCTTAAACGACATTGCAAAAGCGAAATGACATTTCATAATTGCAAGGGCACCAACGGCCAATTGCAATTCGGGCAACATGGGCGGTTCTATTTTCCCATAAAACCAGCAGCTTTCGGGATAATCCAAAGCGGCAAACAGGGCCGCTTTTTGCTCGCGAAGGCAATATGCGCCTTCGCGTCATTTCATTTTTGAAATCAGCTGCCTTATTCCTGACAATTCATTGTTTCGGCGATTTTATCCAACTGCGCTACGCTTTGCGTAATCTGCTGGACGGTGGCGGCGATCTGTCCGACTGCCTCGGCGATCTGGGAAATCGAGCTTTGAATTTCGTTCATACGGCGGTAGGACTCTTCGCTGTCTTTACGCAGCGAATCGATGATGGTGCTCACATTGTTCACCGAAGCGGTGCTCGTTCCGGCCAGTTTACGAATCTCCTCCGCCACTACCCCGAACCCTCGGCCCTGCTCGCCGACCCGGGCGGCTTCGATCGCGGCGTTGAGTCCCAGAAGGTTCGTCTGATTGGCAATGGTGCGAATCAATGCCAGGACATCGTCCGTTTGCCTGGCCCTCTGCTGCGATTCGCGCGCCAGGTTCGTCAGCAACTGACTGGAAGCGGCGATCTCCTGAGTCTGCGCCGAGATTTCCTCGCTGGTGGCGGCAAGGGTGCTGATGCTGTCCAGCAAACCCGCCGACATGTTTTTGAGCTTCTCCTCGAGTTCAACCGGCTGGGTAATGGCAATAGCGCCGACAACCGCGCCGCCTTCGTCGAATACCGGAACTGCGACGGAAATATAAGGTACACCATACAGACTGCTGTCGAAGCGCAAAGCAATCCGCCGGCGCTCGTGCATGGCCCGATATACGCCGCTACCCGGCTTGACCGGCGCGTTGGGCGGCACTTTCAGATCGAAGGTTTTTCCCGGCTTATAGAGCAGGAAGTTGTCGCGGTTCGTCAGGGTGACTCCGGTTTCCTCATGGACTGCGCCCTGAATAAGGGGCAAGGAATAAGCCAGCTTCGCCAAAATTTCTTCTGCTGTTGCCATAGTCTCCTTTCTCGTTGCCTCGCATTTGCTATTGCTCTCACAATAACACGCAATAATCGTGCCAACAACAATGCGATTGCGACGGGGCAAAAAGGGGCCACCGCTTATGCGGTGGCCCCTTTGCCAGGTTTTTTAATATCAAATCTACATGATTAGCGCCATATTGTCAATACGTGCCGGAGGGAGGCGTTGGCCGTTTTACGGCGTAAAACCCGGCTTGCAGGCCGGAAGCCCAAAAGAGCTCGGCCGCCGAAAACCCGGACCCTTCAAGCAAGGCCAGATGTTCCGCGATTGTAATGGGTAATAGTTCGCTTCCGTAGCGGCTGATATGTTTTTCAACTTCCGCCGGCGCCTTGCCGCTGTTGAGTTGATGTGCGCGCCAGCGCTGCAGGCCGACTTGCACGCCGCGCTCAGACAGCGGACGGATTGTTTCGAAGGTGATGTAAAGGCCGCCGGCGCGCAGGCCCTCGCAGCATTTTCGGGTAGCTTGCGCCCGTTGCGCCGGACTTAGATAGTGATGCGCCATGACGGCGGTTACGACGTCGAAACAGTCGGTATAGGCAAGATTTTCGCTGCCGCACTGGTTATAGTCCACGGGCAAGGCGGCCAGTTTCTCTCTGGCAAGCTCCAGCATGGCCTCGGAGGGGTCCGCGGCCAGGAAGCGGGTATTGGTAAACGATTCCGCCGCCCGGGCAATCAAGGTGCCTGTTCCGCAGCCCGTATCGAGCCAGGAGCGGGGGGAAGGAGCCAAGACCCGGACAAGGTCGAGCACTTCGGCGTGAAAGGTGTGATAGCGGGGGATGGTCTTATGCACGTTCTCATCATAATGTATTGCTGCTTGCGAGGTCTTGTTGTCGTTCATGGGTTTCCTCCAACGGTTTACGGTTTCTCGTTCTTTAAGGAACCGGGGCCGCTTTCAAGCCCTGTTTCTACCAGCTTGCGCCAAAGTGTGGTCGTGCTGATTCCCAATCGGTGCGCGGCGGCTTTTTTTGATTGGCCGGAAAGGGCCAGCGCCCGCATAATGGCGTCCCGTTCCGCCAGCCTTACAGCTTCGGCTAATGTTTCGATACGCGGAATGGAATTTGGGGCGGACAGGTTCTGGATGTATTGGGGGAAATGGGTCAGCTCCAACACATTTTCATTGATACCAATGATGTTGATGGCGTATTCAAGACAGTTTTGCAGTTCCCTGACGTTGCCGGGCCAGGTATGTTCCCTCAACCGTTTGATGCTCTCATCCGATATGCTTGTCACGAATTTGCCCAACAGGTGATTGTACCGGCTGATCATTGTTTTGATCAGCGCCGGGATATCCTCGGGACGCTCCCGCAACGCCGGGATTTTAAGCTGAACCACGTTCAACCGGTAGTAGAGGTCTTGGCGGAAAGTG is a window of Selenomonadales bacterium 4137-cl DNA encoding:
- a CDS encoding (2Fe-2S)-binding protein, translating into MNIEISCKINRQNVKASVSPELLLVDFLRDDIGLTGTKRGCGIGECGACTVILDGQTVASCLIPAAAVDGCEITTVEGLSEGEKLHVLQQAFLDHGAVQCGFCTPGMLLSAKALLDKNPKPTREEIKVAISGNVCRCTGYTKIVDAVEAVARQGGAG
- a CDS encoding class I SAM-dependent methyltransferase codes for the protein MNDNKTSQAAIHYDENVHKTIPRYHTFHAEVLDLVRVLAPSPRSWLDTGCGTGTLIARAAESFTNTRFLAADPSEAMLELAREKLAALPVDYNQCGSENLAYTDCFDVVTAVMAHHYLSPAQRAQATRKCCEGLRAGGLYITFETIRPLSERGVQVGLQRWRAHQLNSGKAPAEVEKHISRYGSELLPITIAEHLALLEGSGFSAAELFWASGLQAGFYAVKRPTPPSGTY
- a CDS encoding methyl-accepting chemotaxis protein encodes the protein MATAEEILAKLAYSLPLIQGAVHEETGVTLTNRDNFLLYKPGKTFDLKVPPNAPVKPGSGVYRAMHERRRIALRFDSSLYGVPYISVAVPVFDEGGAVVGAIAITQPVELEEKLKNMSAGLLDSISTLAATSEEISAQTQEIAASSQLLTNLARESQQRARQTDDVLALIRTIANQTNLLGLNAAIEAARVGEQGRGFGVVAEEIRKLAGTSTASVNNVSTIIDSLRKDSEESYRRMNEIQSSISQIAEAVGQIAATVQQITQSVAQLDKIAETMNCQE
- a CDS encoding amidohydrolase family protein; protein product: MEVTVIKNIGTIVSGLVDQPTVAGSVIVIKDGKIDAVGGDDLIAALDAAAVKYKSIDAGGMTVTPGLIDSHTHPVIGDYTPRQKMADFIDSSIHGGVTTMISAGEVHTPGRPTDPAGVKALAILASKSFAILKPGGVKVYAGAVILEKGLTEADFAEMASAGVRIVGEVGLGSVKKPEDAAPMVAWAKKHNMKVMMHTGGTSIPGSSTVTAADVIKTDPDVVSHINGGPTAVSLAEVDSLLDNTGLALEIVQCGNPKVADYVARKAQAANQLYRIIFGNDAPSGTGVIPLGILRNICQLASMSGIPAAQAIAMATGNTARVYGLNTGVIAPGKEADIVIMDTPMGSVGKNALEAIEAGDLPGVALVLVDGVVKVSKSRNTPPPVGKVTIA
- a CDS encoding 4Fe-4S binding protein — translated: MIIIQKDRCKACSLCVKNCPTGAVKIIDKLAVVQENCVSCGVCVRVCPFQAIARVAEIAAGSASCRSCPVQCEIKPGFEGACRRYSNINGTLVRNRDLVLESQRARTADRAIPDRPLTTGAGAGTEYPCCRPAPHIVGDTVDGIDVVTVVTEAPLSYSGIKIKIDANQHIGEEGAKIFRDGAVVGMVEPEEYGSKMLYIGGASILSGKNGFAAARTIVELANEERVTLQVEKGSTLELQVGCVPVIDGVAEKKMRVGCGSATVGMFARTMSEAVEEVIVLDHHIIGLLSEHRAGEEVGMRWSGVVPNGRKSTRGRYFGDPGHGWGGTHIEHPLEAVKSVDMAVAQAGMKILVTETTGQKGALLQVQPDGSVAEIPLTAAAKAIVDLIADNCEEARVSAVYVGGTGGSARAGVTTFPIKLSRAVHAGEAKLTIGGAETFILPGGGINFLVDVEQVAPKAFTWVPTPATVAPVEYTMTRNKYAEIGGHVDAIKPLPSLRQGK